One genomic segment of Caloranaerobacter ferrireducens includes these proteins:
- a CDS encoding LysO family transporter — protein MISRFILYLVLLFIGFIIGARGFVNNKNKIVIQKLQYVSLLLLLLFMGIRIGMDEKVLNNLFSLGIKAFVLSSLSVIFSIIFVKLVKGFIYNSITKGESESEL, from the coding sequence TTGATTAGTAGATTTATTTTATATTTAGTTTTACTATTTATTGGTTTTATTATAGGTGCGAGAGGTTTTGTTAACAATAAAAACAAAATAGTTATACAGAAATTACAGTATGTAAGTCTGCTTTTACTATTGTTATTTATGGGAATAAGAATTGGAATGGATGAAAAAGTATTGAATAATTTATTCAGTTTAGGTATTAAAGCTTTTGTTCTATCATCACTATCTGTTATTTTTAGTATTATCTTTGTGAAATTGGTTAAAGGGTTTATTTATAATTCTATTACTAAAGGGGAATCAGAAAGTGAGCTATAG
- a CDS encoding aldo/keto reductase, with product MEYRNLGKTNIKVSRICFGSLTIGPLQANLPIEEGANIIKYAYECGINFLDTAELYNNYEYIKEALKTIPREKYIIATKSYSYSRETAERSLLNALEKLETDYIDIFLLHEQESEYTIRGHYEAVEYFLKAKEKGLIRAFGISTHRIRGVLDSLKFEEIEVIHPIINKFGLGIQDGNSEEMIDAIKKAYDKGVGIYGMKPLGGGHLINRVEEAFEYVKDIPYLHSIAVGMQSIDEVDANVNLLEEGNIPKFLKERLSKKTRKLIVQDWCIGCKKCVETCRHGGIKILDGKASAVASKCIFCGYCAAVCPEFCIKVI from the coding sequence ATGGAATATAGAAATCTTGGAAAAACTAATATTAAGGTATCAAGAATATGTTTTGGTTCTTTAACAATTGGACCACTTCAAGCTAATTTACCTATTGAAGAAGGTGCTAATATAATAAAATATGCCTATGAATGTGGGATTAATTTTCTAGATACAGCTGAATTATATAATAATTATGAATATATTAAAGAGGCTCTAAAAACTATACCAAGAGAAAAGTATATTATAGCAACAAAATCTTATTCCTATTCAAGAGAAACAGCAGAAAGAAGTCTTTTAAACGCACTAGAGAAATTAGAAACTGATTATATTGATATTTTTCTATTACATGAGCAAGAGAGTGAATATACAATTCGAGGTCATTATGAAGCAGTTGAATATTTTTTAAAAGCTAAAGAAAAGGGACTGATAAGAGCTTTTGGTATTTCAACACATAGAATAAGAGGGGTATTAGATTCATTGAAATTCGAAGAAATTGAAGTCATACACCCTATAATTAATAAGTTTGGTTTAGGAATACAAGATGGGAATTCAGAAGAAATGATTGATGCTATAAAGAAAGCATATGATAAAGGTGTTGGTATATATGGAATGAAACCTTTAGGTGGTGGACATTTGATAAATCGAGTAGAAGAAGCTTTTGAATACGTTAAAGATATACCATATCTTCATTCAATAGCTGTAGGTATGCAATCGATTGATGAAGTTGATGCAAATGTTAACTTATTAGAAGAAGGAAATATACCAAAGTTTTTAAAGGAGAGACTGAGTAAAAAGACTAGGAAACTTATAGTTCAGGATTGGTGTATAGGGTGTAAAAAATGCGTTGAAACATGTAGACATGGTGGAATTAAAATTTTAGATGGTAAAGCTAGTGCAGTTGCGAGTAAATGTATATTTTGTGGGTATTGTGCAGCAGTATGTCCAGAGTTTTGTATAAAAGTAATATGA
- the alaS gene encoding alanine--tRNA ligase gives MKKLGLHEIRSEFLDFFKEKEHLVVPSYSLIPKNDKSLLLINAGMAPLKPYFVGKEEPPRKRMSTCQKCVRTGDIENVGKTDRHATFFEMLGNFSFGDYFKEEAIKWAWEFITERLQIPKDKLWVSVYYKDDEAFEIWNKIIGIDSNRIVRLGKEDNFWELEVGPCGPCSEIYIDRGEKYGCGKDDCKPGCDCDRYVEVWNLVFSQFDKDENGNYNDLPNPNIDTGMGLERITAVIQEANNIFEIEPIKSILNKVEEISGVVYGKDYKNDTSIRVITDHIRAITFLVGDGVLPSNEGRGYVLRRLIRRAARHGKLLGINEKFLSRLSSVVIENWKVVYPELKERQVQIKNVIDIEEDKFNETIDQGINILREYIEKIKNRGETKLDGESAFKLYDTYGFPLDLTKEILAEEGLTVDEIGFNREMDKQRERARKARAEKDSQAWDIDIEGFDINKDKTVFKGYSNLRLETEILSIIKDNKVVKKLEKGQEGILVLKETPFYPESGGQVGDKGKLLSNNFKCEVFDTKKGSKGVILHKVIVKDGEVFEGDKVEAIVNEKERLDAARNHSATHLLHRALKDIIGEHVNQAGSLVQSDRLRFDFTHFEGLNKNTLEEIEKLVNEKILQSLNVETFEVSLDEAIKMGAVALFDEKYGEKVRVVKMGDYSLELCGGTHINNTSQIGMFKIVSESGVASGIRRIEAITGIKVFEYLNNMEKKMNSLTEVLKTNKKEIIDKAKALIEENKLLEKEINNLKSKIASSKVNDIINEKIEVNGQNLIVKRIDDMGINELRQLGDRIKDKMNSVLVVLGSVKNGKISFVAMATKDLVSKGIHAGNIIREVAKETGGGGGGRPDMAQAGGKDISKIDIALSKVVDIVKEQL, from the coding sequence ATGAAAAAATTAGGTTTGCATGAAATACGTAGTGAGTTTTTAGATTTTTTTAAAGAAAAAGAACATCTTGTAGTACCAAGTTATTCATTAATTCCTAAAAATGATAAAAGTTTACTGCTTATAAACGCTGGAATGGCACCTTTAAAACCATATTTTGTGGGTAAGGAAGAACCACCAAGAAAAAGAATGTCAACTTGTCAAAAATGTGTTAGAACTGGTGATATAGAAAATGTTGGTAAAACAGATAGACATGCAACTTTCTTTGAAATGTTAGGAAACTTCTCATTTGGAGATTATTTCAAAGAAGAAGCAATTAAATGGGCATGGGAATTTATAACTGAGAGACTACAAATACCTAAAGACAAATTGTGGGTATCAGTTTACTATAAAGATGATGAAGCTTTTGAAATATGGAATAAAATAATAGGTATTGACAGTAATAGAATAGTTAGATTAGGTAAAGAAGATAATTTTTGGGAATTAGAGGTTGGACCTTGTGGTCCTTGTTCTGAAATCTATATAGATAGAGGAGAAAAGTATGGTTGTGGTAAAGATGATTGTAAACCTGGATGCGATTGTGATAGATATGTAGAAGTTTGGAATTTAGTGTTTTCACAATTTGATAAAGACGAGAATGGTAATTACAACGATTTACCAAACCCTAACATAGATACTGGTATGGGTCTTGAAAGAATAACAGCAGTAATTCAAGAAGCAAATAATATTTTTGAAATTGAACCAATCAAAAGTATATTAAATAAAGTAGAAGAAATAAGTGGAGTGGTTTACGGAAAGGATTATAAGAATGATACATCAATAAGGGTAATTACTGACCATATAAGAGCTATTACTTTCTTGGTAGGAGATGGTGTATTACCAAGTAATGAAGGAAGAGGCTATGTTTTAAGAAGATTAATTAGAAGAGCTGCTCGTCATGGAAAATTATTAGGAATAAATGAAAAGTTCTTGAGTAGATTATCTAGTGTGGTCATCGAAAATTGGAAAGTGGTTTATCCGGAATTAAAAGAAAGACAGGTTCAGATTAAGAATGTAATTGATATAGAAGAAGATAAGTTTAATGAAACGATTGATCAAGGTATTAATATTTTAAGAGAATATATTGAAAAGATTAAAAATAGAGGAGAAACTAAATTAGATGGAGAAAGTGCATTTAAATTATATGACACATATGGTTTTCCATTAGATTTAACTAAGGAAATATTGGCAGAAGAAGGTTTAACAGTAGATGAAATAGGATTTAACAGAGAAATGGATAAACAACGAGAAAGAGCGAGAAAGGCAAGAGCTGAGAAGGATAGTCAAGCTTGGGATATAGATATAGAAGGATTTGATATTAATAAAGATAAAACTGTTTTTAAAGGATACAGTAATCTTAGATTAGAAACAGAAATTTTAAGCATTATTAAAGATAATAAGGTAGTCAAAAAACTTGAAAAAGGGCAAGAAGGTATTTTAGTTTTAAAAGAAACACCTTTTTATCCTGAAAGTGGAGGACAGGTTGGAGATAAAGGTAAATTATTAAGTAATAATTTTAAATGTGAGGTTTTTGACACCAAGAAAGGTAGCAAAGGTGTTATTCTTCATAAAGTTATTGTAAAAGATGGCGAAGTTTTTGAGGGAGATAAAGTAGAAGCTATTGTAAATGAGAAAGAGAGATTAGATGCTGCAAGAAATCATTCAGCTACACATCTTTTACACAGAGCACTAAAAGATATTATAGGTGAACATGTAAATCAAGCTGGGTCCTTAGTACAATCTGATAGATTAAGATTTGACTTTACACATTTTGAAGGTTTAAATAAAAATACACTTGAAGAAATAGAAAAATTAGTTAATGAGAAGATATTGCAGTCATTAAATGTAGAAACTTTTGAGGTTTCTTTAGATGAAGCTATAAAAATGGGAGCAGTAGCTTTATTTGATGAAAAATATGGTGAAAAAGTTAGAGTTGTGAAAATGGGTGATTATTCTCTGGAATTATGTGGTGGTACTCATATTAATAATACAAGCCAAATTGGTATGTTTAAAATTGTAAGTGAAAGTGGAGTAGCATCTGGTATAAGAAGAATAGAAGCAATAACAGGTATAAAAGTTTTTGAATATCTAAATAATATGGAAAAGAAAATGAATTCATTAACAGAGGTGCTTAAAACAAATAAAAAAGAAATTATAGATAAAGCAAAAGCTTTAATTGAAGAAAACAAATTATTGGAAAAAGAAATTAATAATCTTAAATCAAAAATAGCAAGTTCAAAAGTAAATGACATCATTAATGAAAAAATTGAAGTTAATGGACAGAATTTGATAGTTAAAAGAATAGACGATATGGGTATAAATGAATTAAGACAATTAGGTGATAGAATTAAAGATAAAATGAACTCCGTTTTAGTTGTTTTAGGTTCAGTTAAAAATGGTAAAATTTCATTTGTTGCTATGGCTACAAAGGATTTAGTTTCAAAAGGAATACATGCAGGAAATATAATTAGAGAAGTGGCAAAAGAAACTGGTGGAGGCGGAGGTGGTAGACCAGATATGGCTCAAGCAGGCGGAAAGGATATATCTAAAATAGATATTGCTTTATCAAAGGTGGTAGATATAGTAAAAGAACAATTATAA
- a CDS encoding QueT transporter family protein encodes MNTRFLTKASVIAALYVILVALEIPFGTLAFGPIQIRIAEALVLLPLVETAAIPGVFIGCLIANLILTFTSGFGLIDIIGGSLVTLIAAFLTSKMPNKFLGILPPVVLNGIIVSLWVSYFFNVPYWPTVAAIALGELIAVGLFGNIILYIYERTIKQKFI; translated from the coding sequence ATGAATACAAGATTTTTAACTAAAGCAAGTGTAATTGCTGCTTTATATGTTATACTTGTAGCATTAGAAATACCATTTGGTACACTTGCTTTTGGACCTATACAAATAAGAATAGCAGAAGCGTTAGTATTATTACCGTTAGTAGAAACAGCTGCAATACCTGGAGTTTTTATTGGATGTTTAATTGCAAATTTAATACTAACTTTTACTTCAGGTTTTGGACTAATAGATATTATAGGTGGAAGTTTAGTTACATTAATTGCAGCGTTTTTAACGAGTAAAATGCCTAATAAATTTCTTGGAATTTTACCTCCAGTCGTTTTGAATGGGATAATTGTTTCGTTATGGGTTTCTTATTTTTTCAACGTACCTTATTGGCCTACTGTTGCAGCAATTGCTCTAGGAGAATTGATTGCTGTAGGATTGTTTGGAAACATTATTTTATATATTTATGAAAGAACAATAAAACAAAAATTTATATAA
- the ruvX gene encoding Holliday junction resolvase RuvX: MKRILGLDVGDKTIGVAVSDLLCLTAQGIKTIRRKSIKSDLNELEEIINHYGVSEIVIGLPKNMNNSLGSQSEKVIKFAEKIKERFRVNIIFEDERLTTVIAEKTLINADVSRKKRKNVIDKLAAVFILQSYLDKIK, from the coding sequence ATGAAAAGGATACTAGGGCTTGATGTTGGTGATAAAACTATTGGAGTAGCAGTTAGTGACCTTTTGTGTTTAACTGCGCAAGGCATAAAAACAATTAGAAGGAAAAGTATTAAGAGTGATTTAAATGAATTAGAAGAAATTATTAATCATTACGGAGTTAGTGAGATAGTAATTGGCTTACCTAAAAATATGAATAATTCATTGGGCTCGCAAAGTGAAAAAGTTATTAAATTTGCAGAAAAAATAAAAGAAAGATTTAGAGTTAATATAATATTTGAAGATGAAAGGTTAACAACTGTAATTGCTGAAAAGACACTAATTAATGCTGATGTAAGCAGAAAAAAAAGAAAAAATGTTATAGATAAATTAGCTGCTGTTTTTATTCTTCAATCTTATTTAGATAAAATAAAATAG
- a CDS encoding YlbF family regulator codes for MNVYDAAHNLARAIKNSDEYKEYLRKQEKVFANEKTKEMVIDFRKKTMEIQMEQMTGKEVSKERLEQLKRLEEIIMNNPVIHEFFMAEMRFGQMMSDIYKILGESINIDLGIENSKR; via the coding sequence ATGAATGTTTATGACGCAGCGCATAATTTAGCTAGAGCAATTAAAAATTCAGATGAATATAAAGAATATCTGAGAAAGCAAGAAAAAGTTTTTGCAAATGAAAAAACAAAAGAAATGGTTATAGATTTTAGAAAAAAAACTATGGAAATTCAAATGGAGCAGATGACAGGTAAAGAAGTGTCAAAAGAAAGATTAGAACAACTTAAAAGATTAGAAGAGATAATTATGAATAATCCTGTTATACATGAATTTTTTATGGCAGAAATGAGATTTGGGCAAATGATGAGTGATATTTATAAAATTTTAGGAGAATCTATAAATATAGATTTGGGAATTGAAAATAGCAAAAGATAA
- a CDS encoding IreB family regulatory phosphoprotein gives MINHTVKFNVEKENITEARKIIVSVYNALKEKGYNPINQMVGYILSGDPTYITSHKNARTLIRKLERDELLEELLRNYLEN, from the coding sequence ATAATAAATCATACTGTAAAGTTTAACGTAGAAAAGGAGAATATTACTGAAGCTAGAAAAATAATTGTAAGTGTATACAATGCCCTAAAAGAGAAGGGATATAATCCAATAAATCAAATGGTAGGTTATATTCTTTCTGGTGATCCAACTTATATTACAAGTCATAAAAATGCAAGAACTTTAATTAGAAAGCTAGAAAGAGATGAACTGTTAGAAGAATTATTAAGAAACTATTTAGAAAACTAA
- a CDS encoding lysine exporter LysO family protein, whose product MSYSIIVVIVLGIFIGRFGLTNSFFSYTDWIIDLGLCLLLFLVGIEIGLNKESLTRVKKIGFKILLVPIMIILGSILGSILGGIVIGMPYNEAGAVGAGFGWYSLSSVLLSSYSTELGALAFMSNVIREIIAFISIPFIAKYVGDLESIAPAGATAMDTSLPIITKSTNSSVSIIAFVTGVILSSAVPALVPILINF is encoded by the coding sequence GTGAGCTATAGTATAATAGTAGTAATAGTATTGGGAATTTTTATCGGACGCTTTGGATTAACAAACAGTTTTTTTAGTTATACGGATTGGATAATAGATTTAGGATTGTGTTTATTGCTATTTTTAGTAGGTATAGAAATTGGCTTAAACAAGGAATCGTTAACAAGAGTAAAAAAAATTGGGTTTAAAATACTTTTAGTACCTATTATGATAATTCTAGGAAGTATATTAGGAAGTATATTAGGAGGTATAGTAATTGGAATGCCTTATAATGAAGCTGGGGCAGTAGGTGCGGGATTTGGATGGTATAGTTTATCATCTGTGTTACTATCTAGTTACTCGACTGAACTTGGAGCTTTAGCATTTATGTCTAATGTGATAAGAGAAATTATAGCATTTATATCAATACCTTTTATTGCAAAATATGTTGGGGATTTGGAAAGTATTGCACCTGCAGGTGCAACTGCTATGGACACATCACTACCAATAATCACAAAGTCAACTAATTCAAGTGTTTCAATAATTGCATTTGTTACAGGAGTGATTTTATCTTCGGCTGTACCAGCTTTAGTTCCAATACTAATAAACTTTTAG
- the mltG gene encoding endolytic transglycosylase MltG — protein MAKTLIKSRNKGIKIGLVLFILAIFITTIVFFIYIKEQMRPVGIEGDFYDVTIKIPSGSTTAKIAEILEENSLIRNKYIFRIIVRMKKVDGKLKAGEYSLNNKMDLYQIIDVLVKGNPKETITFTIPEGYELSLIAEKLSKLNLVNKERFLELCNNVSLFKKKFDFLNELPEGSNLEGYLFPDTYEVYKDAKEEEIIKKMLARFDQVYNDKIKDKAKKLNLTMNEVITLASIIEREAKLDSERPLISAVFHNRLKKGWLLQSCATVQYALGERKEKLTYDDLKIDSKYNTYLYKGLPPGPIASPGIKSIEAAVEPANVDYLFFVVNKDGSHTFSRSFNEHINAKNKNK, from the coding sequence ATGGCTAAAACCCTAATTAAAAGTAGAAATAAAGGGATTAAAATAGGTTTAGTATTATTTATTTTAGCTATTTTTATAACTACAATTGTGTTTTTTATTTATATTAAAGAACAAATGAGACCTGTAGGTATTGAAGGTGATTTTTATGATGTTACTATAAAAATTCCTTCAGGTAGTACTACTGCAAAAATTGCAGAAATACTAGAAGAAAATTCATTAATAAGAAATAAATATATTTTTAGAATTATTGTTAGAATGAAAAAAGTTGATGGAAAGTTAAAGGCTGGCGAATATTCACTAAATAATAAAATGGATTTGTATCAGATTATAGATGTTTTAGTTAAAGGTAATCCTAAAGAGACTATAACATTTACAATACCAGAAGGATATGAATTATCGTTGATTGCAGAAAAGCTTAGCAAATTAAATTTAGTTAATAAAGAAAGATTTTTAGAACTTTGTAATAATGTTTCATTATTTAAGAAGAAGTTTGATTTTCTTAATGAACTTCCAGAAGGGTCAAATTTAGAAGGTTATCTATTTCCTGATACATATGAAGTTTATAAAGATGCCAAAGAAGAAGAGATTATTAAAAAAATGTTAGCTAGATTTGACCAAGTTTATAATGATAAAATTAAAGATAAAGCGAAAAAACTAAATTTAACGATGAATGAAGTAATTACTTTAGCATCAATTATAGAAAGAGAAGCTAAATTGGATAGCGAAAGACCTTTAATATCAGCTGTGTTTCATAACAGATTAAAAAAAGGTTGGTTATTGCAATCATGTGCAACTGTTCAATATGCATTAGGGGAAAGAAAAGAAAAACTAACTTACGATGACCTAAAGATTGATTCTAAGTACAATACTTATTTGTATAAAGGTCTTCCACCAGGCCCTATTGCATCACCTGGTATAAAATCAATAGAAGCAGCTGTAGAACCAGCTAATGTTGATTATTTGTTTTTTGTAGTTAATAAAGATGGAAGTCATACTTTTTCTAGAAGTTTTAATGAACATATAAATGCTAAAAATAAAAATAAGTAA
- a CDS encoding ribonuclease J: MSKKTLNKLKIIPLGGLFEIGKNITVIEYNDDIIVIDCGLIFPEDEMLGIDVVIPDITYLLKNREKVRGIVLTHGHEDHIGALPYILKKINVPIYGTKLTLGLVEYKLREHNIKNVKLNVVKPGKSVKLGCFNIEFIRNNHSIPDSVSLAIHTPVGIVVHTGDFKIDYTPINGEVIDLHKFAELGRKGVLVLMAESTNVERPGYTMSEKTVGDTFNDIFMKAKQRIIVATFASNIHRIQQIINAAIMFNRKVAVSGRSMVNVVNVAKDLGYLDLPDGVLIDINEIDKYPDNEIVVITTGSQGEPMSALSRIASSEHKKMELMPGDLVIISATPIPGNEKMVAKVINQLFKKGADVIYEALADVHVSGHACQEELKLIHTLLKPKFFIPVHGEYRHLKQHAQLAEELGMPRENIFIAENGSVIEFTKDKGKFGQQVTAGNILVDGLGIGDVGNIVLRDRKHLSEDGLIVVVVTISKENGKVIAGPDIVSRGFVYVRESEDLMEEAKERIRAVLAECEKNHITDWATLKANIKDELRNFLYSKIKRNPMILPIIMEV, from the coding sequence GTGTCGAAAAAGACGTTAAACAAGTTAAAGATTATTCCATTGGGCGGACTTTTTGAAATAGGTAAGAATATAACAGTAATAGAGTATAATGATGATATTATAGTTATTGATTGTGGACTAATATTTCCAGAAGACGAAATGTTAGGAATAGATGTAGTAATACCTGACATAACTTATCTCTTGAAAAATAGAGAGAAAGTAAGAGGTATAGTTTTAACACATGGACATGAAGATCATATAGGAGCTTTACCTTATATATTAAAAAAGATTAACGTTCCTATTTATGGTACGAAATTAACTTTAGGACTTGTAGAGTACAAGTTAAGGGAGCATAATATAAAAAATGTAAAGTTAAACGTTGTAAAACCAGGTAAATCAGTAAAACTGGGATGTTTCAATATAGAATTTATAAGAAATAATCATAGTATTCCAGATTCAGTTTCTTTAGCAATACATACTCCTGTAGGAATTGTGGTACATACTGGAGATTTTAAAATAGACTATACACCTATAAATGGAGAGGTTATAGATTTACATAAATTTGCAGAGTTAGGACGAAAAGGTGTATTAGTTTTAATGGCTGAAAGCACGAATGTAGAAAGACCAGGTTATACGATGTCTGAAAAAACTGTTGGGGATACTTTTAATGATATTTTTATGAAAGCAAAACAAAGAATAATTGTAGCTACTTTTGCATCAAATATACATCGAATACAGCAGATTATCAATGCAGCAATTATGTTTAATAGAAAAGTAGCTGTATCTGGTAGGAGTATGGTTAATGTAGTTAATGTTGCAAAAGATCTTGGATATTTAGATTTACCAGATGGTGTATTAATAGATATTAATGAAATAGATAAGTATCCAGATAATGAGATAGTAGTTATAACAACAGGTAGCCAAGGAGAGCCGATGTCAGCTTTATCAAGAATAGCATCTTCTGAACATAAAAAAATGGAACTAATGCCTGGAGATTTAGTAATAATTTCAGCAACACCAATACCTGGTAATGAGAAAATGGTAGCAAAAGTAATAAATCAGCTTTTCAAAAAAGGTGCTGATGTGATCTATGAAGCACTAGCCGATGTTCATGTGTCAGGGCATGCTTGTCAAGAAGAGTTGAAATTAATACATACTTTATTGAAGCCAAAGTTTTTTATTCCAGTACATGGTGAATATAGACATCTTAAGCAGCATGCTCAATTAGCAGAAGAATTAGGAATGCCAAGAGAGAATATTTTTATTGCGGAAAACGGTTCAGTAATTGAATTTACAAAAGATAAAGGAAAATTTGGGCAGCAAGTAACTGCAGGAAATATTTTAGTTGATGGTCTTGGAATAGGTGATGTTGGTAATATAGTACTTAGAGATAGAAAACATCTATCTGAAGATGGATTGATCGTAGTAGTAGTAACAATTAGTAAAGAAAATGGTAAGGTAATAGCAGGCCCAGATATAGTTTCAAGAGGTTTTGTTTATGTAAGAGAATCTGAAGACTTGATGGAAGAAGCTAAAGAAAGAATTAGAGCTGTTCTAGCTGAATGTGAGAAAAATCATATTACTGACTGGGCTACTTTAAAAGCTAATATTAAAGATGAGTTAAGAAACTTTTTATATAGTAAAATTAAACGAAATCCTATGATTTTACCTATTATAATGGAAGTCTAA
- a CDS encoding O-methyltransferase, with product MCSINMDYIQEYIRSVLPKSSEILKTIEDYAKKNNVPIIHPEVAQFIRVIIQIKNPRRILEIGTAIGYSAIVMAEASKRDCEIITIERREDMVKLAKENFERADLNNRIRILHGEAQEILPSIKDKFDLIFLDAAKGKYMEFLPYCIENLNCGGVIISDNVLFKGMVANDDLVIRRKKTIVRRMREYLKYICNTSILETSIIPIGDGIALTIKKDGR from the coding sequence TTGTGCAGTATAAATATGGATTACATACAAGAATATATTAGAAGTGTTCTACCTAAAAGTTCAGAAATTTTAAAAACAATTGAGGATTATGCTAAGAAAAATAATGTACCAATAATACATCCTGAAGTTGCACAGTTTATTAGAGTAATAATACAGATAAAAAATCCTAGAAGAATCTTGGAAATTGGTACGGCTATAGGTTATTCTGCTATAGTGATGGCAGAAGCTTCTAAAAGAGATTGTGAAATAATAACAATTGAAAGAAGAGAGGATATGGTGAAGTTGGCAAAAGAGAACTTTGAAAGAGCTGATTTAAATAATAGAATAAGAATATTACATGGTGAAGCTCAGGAAATTTTACCTAGCATAAAAGATAAATTTGATTTAATTTTTCTAGATGCAGCTAAAGGTAAATATATGGAATTTCTACCTTATTGTATAGAAAATCTAAATTGTGGAGGAGTTATAATTTCAGATAATGTACTTTTTAAAGGAATGGTTGCTAATGACGATTTAGTAATAAGAAGGAAGAAAACAATTGTTAGAAGAATGAGAGAGTATTTAAAATACATATGTAATACTTCAATTTTAGAAACGAGTATTATACCTATTGGCGATGGTATTGCTTTGACAATTAAAAAAGATGGGAGGTAA
- a CDS encoding Fur family transcriptional regulator: MENLIESLREQLKEKGYKLTTQRRIILDVILENQGKHLSPEEIYEKVRGKFPEIGLATVYRTLQLFEELNIIYKLNFNDGCSRYELNTNSGDHQHHHLICLSCGKVIEVQLDLLETLEEEIEKSGEFKIVDHNLKFFGYCKDCKK; encoded by the coding sequence ATGGAAAATTTGATAGAAAGTTTAAGAGAACAATTGAAGGAAAAAGGTTATAAATTAACAACCCAAAGAAGAATTATACTTGATGTAATTTTAGAAAACCAGGGAAAACATTTAAGTCCAGAGGAAATATATGAAAAAGTTAGAGGAAAATTTCCTGAGATAGGTTTAGCTACTGTTTACAGAACTTTACAATTGTTTGAGGAGTTAAATATAATTTATAAATTGAATTTTAATGATGGTTGTAGTAGATATGAACTAAATACTAATAGTGGTGATCACCAACATCATCATTTAATCTGTTTAAGCTGTGGTAAAGTTATAGAAGTTCAACTAGATCTTTTAGAAACATTAGAGGAAGAGATTGAAAAGAGTGGAGAGTTTAAAATCGTAGACCATAACTTGAAGTTTTTTGGGTACTGTAAAGATTGTAAAAAATAA
- a CDS encoding DUF1292 domain-containing protein, which produces MTDKHETIILIDDDGNEIEFEVIATFDIEDREYAVLLPVNEEEEEAYILKIEYDEDGNMILVNIEDKAEFDDAAAVYEAIIDEII; this is translated from the coding sequence ATGACAGATAAACACGAGACAATAATACTTATTGATGATGATGGCAATGAAATAGAATTTGAGGTAATAGCTACATTTGATATTGAAGATAGAGAATATGCTGTTTTGCTTCCTGTTAATGAAGAAGAGGAAGAAGCTTATATATTAAAAATTGAATATGACGAAGATGGCAATATGATTTTAGTAAATATAGAAGATAAAGCAGAGTTTGATGATGCTGCAGCTGTATATGAGGCTATTATAGATGAGATAATTTAA